A genomic window from Arvicola amphibius chromosome 5, mArvAmp1.2, whole genome shotgun sequence includes:
- the Rbbp8nl gene encoding RBBP8 N-terminal-like protein, producing MDSFMESLNRLKEAHEKEVLGLQNKLQELNSERCRDAQRIEELFAKNHQLREQQKALKENLRVLENRLRAGLCDRCMVTQELARKKQLELESAHLQSLQHLCILTKEMNGLREENKILKEEMKLLRSLGDKAAPQAWEGSSEPTSPMPLPSPGNRKGAPENPPGDPEEAEEEQPGTDKASSHKTSPVARISPAANLPEPRALDMSPQCISNQLHSTVAVVRPGSRACPPDSGPANGTTPPPSSRSSPPSPPYEHGLPVDSFLRASQPSALAYETLKRSLQTDRLCLLNRHLSLRLQSPHSSPPAPAIAANSPLPQGLKTREAEAWEEPGALMGIQDPRLEGALHLLLVQQQLRARARARARAGAGSARLKVPSAQEDMPSSPPAGSDSESSETEAPRTALSTEAQPDGWHPQSTSKEIHVVTQDCPPDKPLDLSDRGRCRDILKASSQPLPLNTTAAHAPSPQLPTLSRPVIHSPHTLSNGSTQARTQEPEEHSTPKDTSHLLPGTHASLTSPGRTPEEAGGKARLVPHLQRPATDGTTEPSKVRAQRPELQQLGESDTKMGLTSETSAESSMPGERQAEGHQQGPQQKRKWTPDLQDKGTLLLEGTIGQRIW from the exons ATGGACAGCTTCATGGAGTCACTGAACAGACTGAAAGAGGCCCATGAGAAGGAGGTTCTGG GCCTGCAGAACAAGCttcaggaactgaactctgagcGGTGCCG GGATGCACAGAGGATAGAAGAGCTCTTTGCCAAAAACCACCAGCTCCGGGAGCAGCAGAAGGCACTGAAGGAGAACCTGAGGGTGCTAGAGAACAG GCTGCGGGCTGGCCTGTGCGATCGCTGCATGGTCACCCAGGAGCTGGCCAGAAAGAAGCAGCTGGAACTGGAAAGTGCACACCTGCAGAGCCTGCAGCATCTCTGCATCCTCA CCAAGGAGATGAATGGGCTGAGGGAGGAAAACAAGAtcctgaaggaagaaatgaagctgCTTCGGAGCCTGGG AGACAAGGCTGCACCCCAGGCCTGGGAGGGCTCCTCAGAGCCCACATCACCAATGCCACTCCCCTCACCTGGGAACCGGAAGGGTGCCCCCGAGAATCCCCCAGGAGACCCAGAGGAGGCGGAGGAAGAACAGCCAGGCACAG ATAAGGCGTCAAGCCACAAGACATCTCCAGTGGCCAGAATTTCCCCAGCTGCCAACCTGCCTGAGCCACGGGCCCTGGACATG AGCCCTCAGTGCATCTCCAACCAGCTGCACTCGACAGTAGCTGTGGTGCGGCCTGGCTCCCGGGCCTGCCCACCGGACAGTGGCCCCGCCAACGGAACAACCCCGCCGCCCTCCTCCAGAAGCAGCCCGCCCAGCCCACCATACGAACATGGCCTCCCTGTGGACAG TTTCCTGCGGGCCTCTCAGCCATCAGCCCTAGCCTATGAGACCCTGAAGCGCTCCCTCCAGACTgatcgcctctgcctcctgaatcgtCACCTGTCTCTGCGTCTGCAAAGCCCCCACAGCAGCCCCCCAGCTCCTGCTATAGCTGCCAATAGCCCCCTGCCCCAGGGCCTGAaaactagagaggcagaggcctgGGAGGAGCCTGGTGCCTTGATGGGCATACAGGACCCACGACTGGAAGGAGCATTGCACCTGCTGCTGGTTCAGCAGCAGCTGCGGGCACGGGCACGGGCACGGGCACGGGCAGGGGCAGGCAGTGCCAGGTTGAAGGTCCCATCCGCACAAGAAGATATGCCATCTTCCCCACCAGCTGGTTCGGACTCTGAGAGCTCTGAGACTGAGGCCCCCAGGACAGCTTTGAGCACAGAGGCCCAGCCTGATGGGTGGCATCCTCAGTCCACAAGCAAGGAGATACATGTGGTCACTCAGGACTGTCCCCCAGACAAGCCTCTGGACCTCTCTGACCGGGGACGGTGTCGGGATATCCTCAAAGCCAGTAGCCAACCTTTGCCACTCAACACCACAGCTGCCCATGCTCCCAGCCCCCAGCTGCCCACCTTGTCCAGACCTGTGATTCACAGCCCCCATACTCTCAGCAACGGCAGCACACAGGCCAGaactcaggagcctgaggagcACTCTACTCCCAAG GACACCTCACACCTTCTCCCAGGGACCCATGCCAGCCTGACCTCTCCTGGAAGGACACCAGAGGAGGCTGGAGGAAAAGCAAGGCTGGTACCCCACTTGCAGAGACCTGCCACTGATGGGACCACAG AGCCCAGCAAGGTCAGGGCACAGAGGCCAGAGCTGCAGCAACTGGGAGAGTCAGACACCAAG ATGGGACTGACCTCTGAGACAAGCGCAGAGTCAAGCATGCCAGGAGAGAGACAGGCTGAGGGCCATCAACAGGGTCCacagcagaagaggaagtggaccCCAGATCTTCAGGACAAAGGTACCCTCCTCCTGGAAGGGACAATAGGGCAACGTATATGGTAG